A portion of the Cygnus olor isolate bCygOlo1 chromosome 15, bCygOlo1.pri.v2, whole genome shotgun sequence genome contains these proteins:
- the SHMT1 gene encoding serine hydroxymethyltransferase, cytosolic isoform X3, which translates to MANSAANSGLPSAELWASHNKMVMEPLDSNDPEVHSIIKKEKQRQRLGLELIASENFASRAVLEALGSCLNNKYSEGYPGQRYYGGTEFVDELERLCQKRALQAYRLDPQKWGVNVQPYSGSPANFAVYTALVEPHGRIMGLDLPDGGHLTHGFMTEKKKISATSVFFESMPYKVNPKTGYIDYDRLEENARLFHPKLIIAGVSCYSRNLDYARMRKIADANGAYLMADMAHISGLVAAGVVPSPFDHCDVVSTTTHKTLRGCRAGMIFYRKGTRSVDPKTGKETLYNLESLINQAVFPGLQGGPHNHAIAGTQRRAGCPDLHWQCRTSPPALPKTLQQLLEAPQNSALPPPLPGLCLPAGIAVALRQAMTPEFKAYQQQVVANCRALSAALMELGYDIVTGKERSGSPARGRLLRTVPGPSQASRVYVHRRDGQGAAVAVPQDSMKLFLTSFAKQPLPQEGTLLPSGSGAGPGEFPTPFLALVLIGSSLYPNLPSSQGAPTTTSFSWTCAAEARTAAGPSGCWSSAPSPATRTRAPATSAPCAPAVCASGRRLSPPAASSRMISAWWLSTSTEGSS; encoded by the exons ATGGCGAACTCGGCAGCGAACTCGGGCCTCCCTAGTGCGGAGCTCTGGGCCTCCCACAACAAGATGGTGATGGAGCCGCTCGACAGCAACGACCCGGAG GTGCACAGCATCATCAAGAAGGAGAAGCAGCggcagaggctggggctggagctgatCGCGTCGGAGAACTTTGCGAGCCGAGCGGTCCTGGAGGCCCTGGGATCCTGCCTGAACAACAAATACTCCGAGGGCTACCCAGGACAGAG GTACTACGGGGGGACCGAGTTCGTAGACGAGCTGGAAAGGCTGTGTCAGAAGCGAGCCCTGCAGGCGTACCGCCTCGACCCCCAGAAGTGGGGCGTCAACGTCCAGCCCTACTCAG GGTCCCCCGCCAACTTCGCCGTGTACACGGCCTTGGTGGAGCCTCACGGCAGGATCATGGGGCTGGACCTGCCCGACGGGGGGCACCTGACGCACGGGTTCATGACGGAGAAGAAGAAGATCTCTGCCACCTCTGTCTTCTTCGAGTCCATGCCCTACAAG gTCAACCCCAAGACGGGTTACATCGATTATGACCGCCTGGAGGAGAACGCCCGCCTGTTCCACCCCAAGCTGATCATAGCAG GCGTCAGCTGCTACTCGCGCAACCTGGACTACGCCCGCATGCGGAAGATCGCCGACGCCAACGGCGCCTACCTCATGGCCGACATGGCCCACATCAGCGGGCTGGTGGCCGCCGGCGTCGTGCCCTCGCCCTTCGACCACTGCGATGTCGTCTCCACCACCACGCACAAGACCctgcggggctgcagggccggCATGATCTTCTACCGCAAAG GCACCCGCAGCGTGGACCCCAAGACGGGCAAGGAAACGCTCTACAACCTGGAGAGCCTCATCAACCAGGCGGTCTTccccgggctgcaggggggccCGCACAACCACGCCATCGCAGGTACACAGCGCCGGGCTGGCTGCCCGGACTTGCACTGGCAGTGCCGCACATCCCCACCAGCTCTCCCGAAGACCCTCCAACAACTTTTGGAAGCCCCCCAGAACtcagccctccccccccccctccccgggcttTGCCTCCCCGCAGGGATCGCCGTGGCGCTGCGGCAGGCCATGACGCCCGAGTTCAAGGCGTACCAGCAGCAGGTGGTGGCCAACTGCAGGGCGCTCTCGGCAGCGCTGATGGAGCTGGGCTACGACATTGTCACGGGTAAGGAGCGCTCGGGGTCACCGGCACGGGGCCGGCTCCTGCGCACGGTCCCAGGTCCAAGCCAGGCCTCCAGGGTGTACGTGCACAGACGCGACGGGCAGGGCGCTGCTGTAGCCGTTCCTCAGGACTCTATGAAACTATTTCTTACCAGCTTTGCTaagcagccccttccccaggaaGGCACCCTTCTGCCCTCCGGCTCCGGGGCGGGCCCTGGTGAATTTCCCACGCCTTTTCTTGCTTTAGTCTTGATCGGGAGCAGCCTTTACCCCAACCTCCCGTCTTCGCAGGGGGCTCCGACAACCACCTCATTCTCCTGGACCTGCGCAGCAGAGGCACGGACGGCGGCCGGGCCGAGCGGGTGCTGGAGCTCTGCTCCATCGCCTGCAACAAGAACACGTGCCCCG GCGACGTCAGCGCCCTGCGCCCCAGCGGTCTGCGCTTCGGGACGCCGGCTCTCACCTCCCGCGGCTTCCAGCAGGATGATTTCCGCATGGTGGCTCAGTACATccacagag GGATCGAGCTGA